The following proteins come from a genomic window of Galactobacillus timonensis:
- a CDS encoding MarR family winged helix-turn-helix transcriptional regulator, with product MSVETMKPEDALKLENQLCFPLYAAARKVTGAYTPLLKPLGITYTQYIVLLVLWEKDGQTVGAIGDLLHLDNGTLTPLLKKMETEGIVKRLRSKEDERRVTIQLTEKGKALKKQAEDIPAKIGACIHLNQEDARSLYRILYQILDD from the coding sequence ATGAGCGTCGAAACCATGAAACCGGAGGATGCACTGAAACTGGAGAATCAGCTGTGCTTTCCTCTCTATGCTGCGGCACGCAAAGTTACCGGCGCCTATACGCCGCTTCTGAAGCCGCTTGGCATCACCTATACCCAGTACATTGTTCTTCTTGTTCTGTGGGAAAAGGACGGTCAGACGGTCGGAGCGATCGGCGATCTGCTTCATCTCGATAACGGTACCCTGACGCCCCTACTCAAGAAGATGGAGACAGAAGGTATTGTTAAACGCCTTCGCAGTAAGGAAGATGAGCGCAGGGTAACGATTCAGCTCACCGAAAAAGGCAAAGCATTAAAGAAACAGGCAGAGGATATTCCAGCGAAAATAGGAGCCTGCATCCACCTGAATCAGGAAGATGCACGCTCCCTCTACCGCATTCTGTATCAGATTCTCGATGACTGA
- a CDS encoding FtsK/SpoIIIE domain-containing protein, with the protein MSRFLIWAWHGLLKATHDIKKAGGLAGYLTLMAWLVTHSDKVFHIDNHNTIELTGLLIVEYRLMLIMAMIIGAFVILILYGMPIQAIGKTKALERIGMKNHRGEIPCLVGYKREGRIEQYEFTSCGIPLEDWEKHQVDLEAILNLMIDQFKYTHGTRHVVITAVSAVNALPDMIRWTDWNIPPGDFLLALGEGIAGKKTVDLAISNSILIGGSTGSGKSVLLRSLLYQAYRKGADIILADFKGGVDYTDVWSKICTIIVDPDTLETQLQLMVKELEERKILFKKEQVRNIREYNKVHPEKRIKRVIFACDEVAELLDKTGADKSRKEQITRIEGYLSTIARQGRAFGLHLILATQRPDANILTGQIKNNIDCRICGTADNVLSMIILDNTEAADKVPRDVQGRFITREGIIFQGYYLTDEDVENGSY; encoded by the coding sequence TGTTCCACATCGACAATCATAACACGATCGAGCTGACCGGTCTCCTCATTGTGGAGTATCGGCTTATGCTTATCATGGCAATGATCATCGGCGCATTTGTGATTTTGATCCTGTATGGGATGCCAATACAAGCAATCGGAAAGACGAAAGCACTGGAACGAATTGGAATGAAAAATCACAGAGGCGAGATTCCGTGTTTAGTTGGATATAAACGAGAAGGAAGAATCGAGCAGTACGAGTTCACATCGTGTGGAATTCCACTTGAAGACTGGGAAAAACATCAGGTTGACTTGGAAGCGATTCTGAACTTGATGATTGATCAGTTCAAATATACTCATGGTACACGGCACGTAGTAATCACCGCTGTATCTGCGGTAAATGCCCTCCCCGATATGATCAGATGGACTGACTGGAATATTCCGCCTGGAGACTTCTTACTTGCCCTTGGAGAGGGAATTGCAGGAAAGAAAACAGTAGACCTAGCTATTTCTAATTCAATCTTAATCGGAGGCAGCACCGGCTCTGGAAAATCAGTACTTCTGAGATCGCTGCTATATCAGGCTTATCGAAAGGGTGCAGATATCATATTAGCGGATTTCAAGGGAGGCGTAGATTATACAGACGTATGGAGCAAGATCTGTACGATCATCGTTGATCCTGACACGTTGGAAACGCAACTCCAGTTGATGGTAAAAGAGCTTGAAGAACGCAAGATACTGTTCAAAAAGGAACAGGTCAGAAATATCAGAGAATACAATAAAGTGCACCCTGAGAAACGAATAAAGCGTGTAATCTTCGCTTGTGATGAGGTAGCTGAGCTTCTAGACAAAACCGGAGCAGATAAATCAAGGAAAGAACAGATCACACGCATTGAAGGATATTTGTCAACAATTGCTCGCCAGGGTCGTGCGTTTGGCCTGCATCTGATACTAGCAACACAGAGACCGGATGCGAACATTCTGACCGGCCAGATCAAAAACAACATCGACTGCCGCATTTGCGGGACAGCGGATAATGTCCTCTCCATGATCATTCTAGACAATACTGAAGCTGCGGATAAAGTTCCGAGAGACGTTCAGGGACGATTTATTACCCGAGAGGGGATTATCTTCCAGGGATATTATCTGACTGATGAGGACGTCGAAAACGGGTCCTACTGA
- a CDS encoding glutathione peroxidase, whose amino-acid sequence MSTFYDYSVTKRDGSELSMKEFEGKVVLVVNTATGCGFTPQYKDLESIYEEFHDKGLEILDIPCNQFAGQTPGTDEEVHEFCTLKYNTQFDQMKKSEVNGENALDLYKYLKSQKTFEGFGKGPKALAMNVMLKKIDKDYEHNSEIKWNFTKFLIDRQGNVVARFEPTADMKAVRDAVAALI is encoded by the coding sequence ATGAGCACTTTCTATGATTATTCTGTAACAAAGCGTGATGGTTCTGAACTGTCGATGAAAGAATTCGAGGGCAAGGTCGTTCTTGTCGTCAATACCGCAACCGGCTGCGGATTTACGCCGCAGTACAAGGATCTCGAAAGCATCTATGAAGAGTTCCATGACAAAGGACTGGAGATTCTCGATATTCCGTGCAACCAGTTTGCAGGTCAGACACCGGGTACCGATGAAGAGGTCCATGAGTTCTGCACACTCAAGTACAATACGCAGTTCGATCAGATGAAGAAGAGCGAAGTCAATGGTGAAAACGCGCTGGATCTCTACAAGTATCTGAAGAGCCAGAAGACGTTTGAAGGATTCGGCAAGGGTCCCAAGGCACTTGCGATGAATGTCATGCTCAAGAAGATTGACAAGGACTACGAGCACAACTCCGAGATCAAGTGGAACTTCACCAAGTTCCTGATCGACCGGCAGGGCAATGTCGTTGCACGCTTCGAGCCGACGGCAGACATGAAGGCGGTCCGTGACGCAGTTGCGGCACTGATCTGA
- a CDS encoding YggS family pyridoxal phosphate-dependent enzyme has protein sequence MQLSAEQLKDNYQTVKDKITQACRQAGRNPQDVRLIAVSKKKPVRDIETLQELGQTSFGENYVQELMEKYSQLPETTAWHMIGHLQRNKVKYLIGKTVMIHSVDSLALAEEIDRQAAKADTTMNILLEVNVAEEDTKFGFKAEDVPAIAGEISRLSHIRICGLMTSAPKSDDPQANRPYFEQLRRLRDRLEIEIPDAPVHELSMGMTQDYEAAIKEGATMVRIGTAIFGARDY, from the coding sequence ATGCAGCTGAGTGCAGAACAATTAAAGGATAACTATCAGACAGTGAAGGATAAGATCACACAAGCCTGCCGGCAGGCGGGCAGAAACCCTCAGGACGTCCGGCTCATCGCCGTCAGTAAGAAGAAACCGGTGAGGGATATTGAGACCCTGCAGGAGCTTGGCCAGACCTCCTTTGGAGAAAACTATGTTCAGGAGCTCATGGAGAAGTACAGTCAGCTTCCCGAAACAACTGCCTGGCACATGATCGGTCACCTGCAGCGCAACAAAGTGAAGTACCTCATTGGCAAAACAGTGATGATTCATTCTGTCGACTCGCTCGCTCTAGCAGAGGAAATCGACAGGCAGGCGGCCAAAGCCGATACAACCATGAACATTCTTCTGGAAGTCAATGTTGCAGAAGAAGATACAAAGTTCGGTTTCAAAGCAGAAGATGTACCCGCCATCGCCGGGGAAATCAGCCGACTGAGCCACATCCGGATCTGCGGCCTGATGACCTCGGCGCCAAAGTCAGACGATCCACAGGCCAACCGTCCCTATTTTGAACAGCTGCGCAGGCTGAGGGATCGTCTGGAGATTGAGATTCCGGACGCTCCGGTCCATGAACTGTCCATGGGGATGACGCAGGACTATGAAGCCGCGATCAAGGAAGGTGCGACGATGGTTCGGATCGGCACGGCAATTTTCGGTGCGCGTGACTATTGA
- a CDS encoding nitroreductase family protein, whose translation MAQENMWLRADELGLGGVWLAIAPEQERMDNVRRILNLPDNVEAFSLFPLGWPGESRPQQNRFHEERIHWVD comes from the coding sequence ATTGCCCAGGAAAATATGTGGCTGCGCGCGGACGAGCTTGGACTTGGCGGCGTGTGGCTGGCCATCGCTCCGGAGCAGGAGCGGATGGACAATGTTCGCAGGATTCTGAATCTTCCGGACAATGTTGAGGCTTTTTCGCTGTTCCCGCTGGGCTGGCCTGGGGAATCACGGCCGCAGCAGAACCGTTTCCACGAAGAACGGATTCATTGGGTTGACTGA
- a CDS encoding tyrosine-type recombinase/integrase, whose translation MNRKERRRDSKNRVLKTGEYQRANGTYEYRWTDKIGRRHAVYAPSLTELRDKEEEIVKSSIEGKRVDANKLTVDDVYQMWCDLKRGLKENTFSNYRYMYEMFVKDTLGRCRIVDLKRSDIRGFYNSLHDVRGLKPATIDCVHTVLHQVLDIAVDDEYIRYNPCDKALKELKKAYSNENGKKTALTVPQMTLLLRYLKNSNQYRHWYPIIVTMIYTGMRIGEITGLRWEDVDMENGLIHVTHTLVYYSKREKGKDNHQIFAINSPKTPAGYRTIPMLPIVKEALNMQREYLDEAGISCKVTIDGYTNFVFLNRFGETLHQGTVNKALRRIIRDCNFEVMDKEELCDKTVLLPQFSCHTLRHTMSTRMNEAGINDKVRMAVMGHTDIKVTQDIYTDVFDDYAASELAKMDKFAKE comes from the coding sequence ATGAATCGAAAAGAAAGAAGAAGAGATAGTAAAAACCGTGTACTGAAAACCGGTGAGTATCAGCGTGCAAATGGAACATATGAGTATCGGTGGACAGATAAGATTGGACGTAGACATGCTGTCTATGCCCCATCATTGACAGAACTGCGGGATAAAGAAGAAGAGATCGTTAAGAGCAGCATCGAAGGTAAGAGAGTTGATGCAAATAAGCTGACTGTCGATGATGTATATCAGATGTGGTGTGATCTTAAGCGGGGGCTGAAAGAAAATACCTTTTCAAACTACCGCTATATGTATGAGATGTTTGTTAAGGATACGCTGGGGAGGTGCAGAATCGTCGACCTGAAGCGTTCCGATATCAGAGGATTCTACAATTCCTTGCATGATGTGAGAGGACTGAAGCCGGCAACTATCGATTGTGTGCATACGGTTCTGCATCAGGTCTTAGACATCGCAGTAGATGATGAGTATATCCGTTACAACCCTTGTGACAAAGCACTGAAAGAGCTTAAAAAGGCGTATTCAAACGAGAACGGAAAAAAAACTGCACTGACCGTTCCCCAGATGACATTGCTGCTAAGATACCTGAAGAACAGCAATCAGTACCGCCATTGGTATCCAATCATCGTTACCATGATCTACACGGGTATGCGGATTGGAGAAATCACCGGCTTGCGTTGGGAAGATGTTGACATGGAAAACGGGCTGATCCATGTAACACATACCCTGGTATATTACAGCAAGCGAGAGAAAGGAAAAGACAATCACCAGATATTTGCCATCAATTCCCCGAAGACACCAGCTGGATATCGCACTATTCCGATGCTTCCGATTGTAAAGGAGGCGTTGAATATGCAACGGGAATATCTGGATGAAGCAGGCATTTCGTGTAAGGTTACAATCGATGGATACACCAACTTTGTCTTCTTGAATAGATTCGGTGAAACATTGCACCAGGGCACGGTAAATAAGGCGCTGAGAAGGATTATTCGTGACTGCAATTTTGAAGTAATGGATAAAGAGGAACTTTGCGACAAGACAGTACTGCTCCCACAATTTTCATGTCATACGCTAAGACATACAATGTCGACCAGAATGAATGAAGCGGGAATTAACGACAAGGTACGAATGGCTGTAATGGGGCATACGGATATCAAAGTGACGCAAGATATTTATACTGATGTATTCGATGATTATGCAGCGTCGGAGCTGGCAAAGATGGATAAGTTTGCTAAAGAATAG
- a CDS encoding IS200/IS605 family accessory protein TnpB-related protein, whose translation MQVVGSYGIRIRDSHDALKRTADLFSDAVAHLVRPALENWDALCEAGGAQMRQRMLERMIHSAKGFSSSDAFDQKFPKFPSYYRRAAIMQALGIVSAYQSSLKNWKANGCTGEPPKLDSCKHRMPALYRGNTYKPVIDEQTGKVLPYAAKIKVLRKNDWVWDTVRLSKTDVDYLDKRGRNGDISAPVLEKKHGCWKLRFAVTETVELSAKPVSEQKICAVDLGIRTDAVCSIMDSKGTVLARKFIMRGREDSLSNALHRVSVFQSLHGSHDSGRLWNIAKRRNRNLAHQIAREIVNFAIANECDAIVMEHLDTKGRKCGSKKQKLAMWKHADIQKTVESLAHHYGIRISRVNAWGTSRLAYDGTGRVRRGREVSEDTPYDVCVFKSGKIYNCDLSASYNIGARYFIRGLLMESPDLMTKVSGIGSGTQRTLADLWKINRVLYPLLPAAV comes from the coding sequence ATGCAGGTTGTTGGAAGCTATGGTATACGCATTCGAGACAGCCATGATGCGCTGAAAAGAACAGCGGATCTCTTTTCAGATGCCGTCGCCCATCTTGTCCGCCCTGCACTTGAAAACTGGGATGCCTTATGCGAAGCAGGGGGAGCACAAATGCGGCAGAGAATGCTTGAGCGCATGATCCATTCTGCTAAGGGTTTCTCTTCATCTGACGCCTTCGATCAGAAGTTTCCAAAATTTCCTTCCTATTATCGCAGAGCCGCTATTATGCAGGCTCTTGGTATCGTTTCTGCTTATCAGTCATCTCTGAAGAACTGGAAGGCGAACGGCTGTACGGGAGAACCACCAAAGCTGGATTCCTGTAAGCACCGGATGCCTGCACTGTATCGCGGCAACACTTATAAGCCTGTGATCGATGAACAGACAGGCAAAGTGCTGCCTTATGCGGCAAAGATCAAGGTGCTCCGCAAAAACGATTGGGTATGGGATACCGTTCGCCTATCTAAGACGGATGTTGACTACCTTGACAAGAGAGGCAGAAACGGAGATATCTCTGCTCCCGTGCTGGAGAAGAAGCACGGATGCTGGAAGCTGAGATTTGCAGTAACGGAAACTGTAGAATTGTCCGCAAAACCTGTATCGGAGCAGAAGATCTGTGCTGTCGACCTGGGGATTCGTACAGATGCGGTATGCAGTATCATGGACTCGAAGGGTACTGTCCTGGCGCGTAAGTTCATTATGCGCGGAAGAGAAGACTCTTTGAGCAATGCCCTGCATCGGGTGTCTGTATTCCAGTCTCTGCATGGATCACATGACTCCGGACGGCTCTGGAATATTGCAAAGCGAAGAAACAGGAATCTTGCACATCAGATTGCGCGGGAGATTGTGAACTTTGCCATTGCGAATGAGTGCGATGCCATTGTCATGGAGCATCTTGATACGAAAGGCAGAAAGTGCGGCAGTAAGAAGCAGAAACTTGCCATGTGGAAGCACGCTGACATTCAGAAAACCGTAGAAAGCCTTGCCCATCATTATGGGATTCGCATCTCACGTGTCAATGCATGGGGAACCAGCCGTCTTGCGTATGACGGAACCGGACGTGTCAGACGGGGAAGAGAAGTGTCCGAAGACACGCCTTATGACGTCTGTGTATTCAAAAGCGGAAAGATCTACAATTGCGACCTTTCCGCCAGCTACAACATCGGTGCCCGTTATTTTATCCGCGGGCTGTTAATGGAATCACCCGATCTTATGACAAAAGTCTCTGGGATCGGGAGTGGAACCCAAAGGACGTTAGCTGACCTATGGAAGATCAACAGGGTTTTGTACCCTCTGCTTCCAGCGGCAGTCTGA
- a CDS encoding peptide deformylase translates to MRREIVKDELFLRQKAEPAGESDLWIAQDLKDTLDANHSICAGMAANMIGFARAIIIVAIGDFDLVMINPKIVKKSGPYTAKEGCLSLDGVRSAKRWQKITVRYQDLSLQWHTEDFSSMTAEVIQHECDHLQGILI, encoded by the coding sequence ATGCGGCGCGAAATTGTAAAGGATGAACTGTTTCTGCGGCAGAAGGCTGAGCCGGCGGGGGAATCAGATCTCTGGATTGCGCAGGATCTGAAAGATACGCTGGACGCGAACCACAGCATCTGTGCAGGCATGGCTGCGAATATGATCGGTTTTGCCAGAGCAATCATCATCGTTGCGATCGGTGATTTTGACCTTGTGATGATCAATCCAAAGATTGTCAAAAAAAGCGGCCCTTATACGGCCAAAGAGGGATGTCTGAGTCTTGATGGTGTGCGGAGTGCGAAGCGGTGGCAGAAGATCACGGTGCGCTATCAGGATCTCTCACTGCAGTGGCATACGGAGGATTTTTCTTCGATGACGGCTGAAGTCATTCAGCATGAGTGCGATCATCTGCAGGGCATCCTCATATAA
- a CDS encoding excisionase, with translation MAQDELENIDRIIEALDRSCYVPPWRKMNLTIEEAAEYSGIGRNKLRELTDDESCDFVLWVGSKRMIKRVQFEEYMRKQYSI, from the coding sequence ATGGCGCAGGATGAACTTGAGAATATTGATCGGATCATTGAAGCGCTGGATCGTTCCTGTTATGTTCCACCATGGCGGAAAATGAATCTGACTATCGAGGAAGCGGCTGAATACTCTGGAATTGGCCGCAATAAACTTCGCGAGTTGACGGATGATGAAAGCTGTGATTTCGTGCTCTGGGTTGGATCGAAGCGAATGATCAAGCGTGTGCAATTCGAAGAATACATGCGCAAGCAATACTCAATTTAA
- a CDS encoding Fur family transcriptional regulator, which yields MKSSKYKQQILHYFEEDRDQRFSASRIYQQMQNDQININLVTVYRNLEKLCEENALIKTMDITGEEALYQYARKDHACMNHIHLYCRRCGRIIHLSDSEMQDLSSFLIKTHGFRLECAHSMLVGLCETCAKEEGEIK from the coding sequence ATGAAAAGCTCGAAATACAAACAGCAGATTCTGCATTACTTCGAAGAAGATAGGGATCAACGCTTCAGCGCCTCCCGGATCTACCAGCAGATGCAGAACGATCAGATCAATATCAATCTCGTCACGGTATACAGAAATCTTGAAAAACTGTGCGAAGAAAATGCCCTCATCAAGACCATGGACATCACAGGCGAAGAAGCTCTTTATCAGTATGCCCGCAAAGATCACGCATGCATGAATCACATTCATCTCTACTGCCGCCGGTGCGGACGCATCATCCACCTCAGTGACAGTGAGATGCAGGATCTGAGCAGCTTTCTCATCAAAACGCATGGATTCCGGCTCGAATGCGCCCACAGTATGCTCGTGGGCCTGTGTGAAACGTGTGCCAAAGAAGAAGGAGAAATCAAATGA
- the tnpA gene encoding IS200/IS605 family transposase, producing MEKDAYRRTNTTVSLLNYHFVFCPRYRRKIFDVLGVDEYFKKLVEEVCGQHDLQILAMECDHDHVHLFVSAPPTTAPYEIMKWIKGATSRKIRMQFSALNSMSALWTRSYFVSTAGKVSSATIRHYVETQKTRP from the coding sequence ATGGAAAAAGACGCATACAGACGCACAAATACGACGGTTTCGCTGCTGAATTATCATTTCGTTTTCTGCCCCCGCTACCGCAGAAAAATATTCGACGTTCTGGGCGTAGATGAATACTTCAAAAAACTGGTGGAAGAAGTGTGCGGGCAGCACGATCTTCAGATCCTTGCGATGGAGTGCGATCACGATCATGTGCATCTGTTTGTTTCTGCTCCGCCCACAACGGCGCCTTATGAAATCATGAAATGGATCAAGGGTGCGACTTCCCGTAAAATCAGAATGCAGTTTTCTGCATTGAACTCGATGTCCGCCTTATGGACGCGAAGCTATTTTGTCTCAACGGCAGGGAAGGTGAGTTCTGCCACGATACGGCATTATGTAGAGACGCAGAAGACAAGACCTTAA
- the tnpA gene encoding IS200/IS605 family transposase, whose translation MDYYAEYHRNRHSIYKLQYNLVVVTKYRHPVLTGELANRLIQISREVIEGDWKCRILEITTDKDHVHLLFEASPQTQLSKLVNNYKTVTSRLLRKEFSSALEKYYWKDLFWSDSYFLSTVSETTEEAVRIYIQEQGKRDNEGYRRQAGRRKAANPA comes from the coding sequence ATGGACTATTACGCTGAATATCATAGGAACAGGCATTCTATTTATAAGCTTCAGTACAATTTGGTTGTAGTCACTAAATACAGACATCCGGTGCTTACAGGGGAGCTCGCCAATCGGCTGATTCAGATCAGTCGCGAAGTGATAGAAGGCGACTGGAAGTGCCGAATTCTGGAGATTACTACTGACAAAGATCATGTGCATCTTCTTTTCGAAGCCTCTCCACAGACGCAGCTCTCTAAACTGGTGAACAATTATAAAACGGTTACTTCCCGGCTGCTGAGGAAAGAGTTTTCTTCTGCATTGGAAAAGTATTACTGGAAAGACCTTTTCTGGTCTGACAGCTACTTCCTGAGCACCGTATCTGAAACCACCGAAGAGGCTGTCAGAATCTATATCCAGGAACAGGGAAAACGCGATAACGAAGGATATCGCCGTCAGGCAGGAAGAAGAAAGGCGGCTAACCCCGCCTAA
- a CDS encoding class I SAM-dependent methyltransferase: MEKDRATIEYYNANAGAFAASTKDVAFASMQQRFLKHIPQHGRILDFGGGSGRDTKYFLEHGYSVDAIDGSEEMCRNASAYTGITVRHMYFEELNETGVYDGIWACASILHVHKEDLPDIFQKMCRALKENGTLYVSFKYGTFEGERNGRYFTDLNEDGLRKVIREIPELVIAETWVTGDARPGRENEKWLNALLVRR; this comes from the coding sequence ATGGAAAAAGACAGAGCGACAATTGAGTATTACAACGCCAACGCCGGCGCATTTGCGGCTTCTACGAAGGATGTTGCCTTTGCGTCGATGCAACAGAGATTTCTGAAGCATATTCCACAGCATGGAAGAATACTTGACTTTGGAGGCGGATCCGGAAGAGATACGAAGTATTTTCTGGAACATGGATATTCTGTGGATGCGATCGATGGCTCTGAAGAAATGTGTCGCAATGCCTCTGCCTATACAGGCATCACCGTCAGACATATGTACTTTGAGGAACTGAATGAAACCGGTGTCTATGATGGGATCTGGGCCTGTGCTTCGATTCTGCATGTACATAAAGAAGATCTGCCGGACATCTTTCAAAAGATGTGCAGAGCACTGAAAGAAAACGGAACCCTGTATGTTTCGTTTAAATATGGAACGTTTGAAGGGGAAAGGAACGGAAGATACTTCACAGATCTCAATGAAGACGGTTTGAGGAAAGTGATCAGGGAGATTCCTGAACTTGTCATTGCCGAGACATGGGTCACGGGTGATGCGCGTCCCGGAAGAGAAAACGAGAAGTGGCTCAATGCTTTGCTGGTGCGGAGATAA
- a CDS encoding putative manganese transporter: protein MNWLLDGIVDAAIDTAKLLPFLFITYLVMEWLERKTQEKQISVLSKVGRLGPLFGGIVGMVPQCGFSAAAASLYAGGLLTIGTLISVFFSTSDEMLPLLISSQTNMNTILKIVFTKAAIGIVTGIAIDFFLRFTKYKYKTQKRIHDLCEAEHCHCEDEEDSIFLSALIHTIHIALFVFIISLVLGIIVENVGEAYITAFLSRRKIIGVFLTSLIGLIPNCGASVAITQLYLDGMITPGQMMSGLLVSAGVGLLVLFRTNRHPKENIKIVIMLYVLGAAWGLLFELLHIAF, encoded by the coding sequence ATGAACTGGTTACTGGATGGCATTGTTGATGCCGCAATCGATACAGCTAAACTGCTCCCGTTCCTGTTTATCACATACCTGGTCATGGAATGGCTCGAGCGAAAGACGCAGGAAAAGCAGATCAGCGTCCTCTCAAAAGTCGGCAGACTTGGACCTCTCTTCGGAGGCATCGTAGGCATGGTTCCGCAATGCGGCTTCTCTGCCGCCGCCGCATCTCTGTATGCCGGAGGACTTCTGACAATCGGAACACTGATTTCCGTCTTCTTTTCAACCAGCGATGAAATGCTGCCGCTGCTGATTTCGAGCCAGACAAACATGAATACAATCCTGAAGATCGTATTCACCAAGGCCGCCATCGGCATCGTCACGGGCATCGCCATCGACTTCTTCCTGCGCTTTACAAAATACAAATACAAGACGCAGAAGCGCATACACGACCTTTGTGAAGCCGAGCACTGCCATTGCGAAGATGAAGAAGACAGTATCTTCCTCTCCGCCCTCATTCATACGATCCATATCGCCCTCTTCGTTTTCATCATTTCCCTGGTTCTCGGAATCATTGTCGAAAATGTCGGCGAAGCCTATATCACTGCCTTTCTTTCCAGGCGAAAGATCATCGGCGTCTTTCTGACATCTCTGATCGGCCTGATTCCCAACTGCGGCGCCTCCGTAGCCATTACACAGCTGTACCTTGACGGAATGATCACACCCGGTCAGATGATGTCCGGCCTTCTGGTCAGCGCAGGCGTCGGCCTCCTCGTCCTGTTCCGTACAAACCGTCACCCGAAAGAAAACATCAAGATCGTCATCATGCTGTATGTCCTCGGCGCAGCCTGGGGACTGCTGTTTGAGCTGCTGCACATCGCCTTCTAA